The following coding sequences lie in one Arachis ipaensis cultivar K30076 chromosome B05, Araip1.1, whole genome shotgun sequence genomic window:
- the LOC107642217 gene encoding heavy metal-associated isoprenylated plant protein 31: protein MSNMVEVRVPNLDCEGCASKLKRALYKLKGVDEVEVEMEAQKITVKGYGLEEKKVLKAIKRAGKVAEPWPFLAGHSHFASFYKYPTYIVNHYYNDAYKSEATNGVHTFFHTPSVYSVAVASDEAFASLFSDDNPHACSIM, encoded by the exons ATGTCT AATATGGTAGAGGTGAGAGTTCCAAATCTTGATTGTGAAGGATGTGCTTCAAAATTGAAGAGAGCTCTCTACAAGCTCAAAG GAGTAGATGAGGTAGAGGTGGAAATGGAGGCACAAAAGATAACAGTTAAAGGGTATGGCTTAGAAGAGAAGAAGGTTTTGAAGGCAATAAAACGTGCAGGGAAGGTAGCAGAACCATGGCCATTCCTAGCAGGCCATTCTCATTTTGCATCATTCTATAAGTACCCTACTTACATTGTTAACCATTACTACAATGATGCATACAAGAGTGAAGCTACAAATGGAGTTCATACTTTCTTCCATACACCTTCTGTTTATTCTGTTGCTGTGGCCTCTGATGAGGCCTTTGCTTCACTCTTCAGCGATGATAACCCTCATGCATGCTCCATTATGTAA
- the LOC107644831 gene encoding 50S ribosomal protein L6, chloroplastic — protein sequence MASSVTSSLQISNLKTTVFGEQNKLRVSTLTARNVGFRKMTTECKESRIGKQPIEVPSNVTIKLEGQDIRVKGPLGELGLTYPREVIVETQESGALRVRKAVETRRANQMHGLFRTLTDNLVVGVSKGFEKKLQLVGVGYRATVEGKEIVLNLGFSHPVKMTIPDGLKVKVEDNTRITISGYDKSDIGQFAASIRRWRPPEPYKGKGIKYADEIIRRKEGKAGKKK from the exons ATGGCGTCCTCGGTTACCTCTTCTCTTCAAATCAG CAATTTGAAGACTACCGTTTTTGGTGAGCAAAATAAGCTCAGAGTTTCAACTCTTACTGCGAGAAATGTTGGCTTCCGTAAAATGACTACAGAATGTAAGGAGTCACGAATTGGGAAGCAACCAATTGAAGTGCCATCCAATGTTACAATCAAATTAGAAGGGCAGGATATACGGGTAAAAGGTCCCCTGGGAGAACTTGGATTAACTTATCCTCGCGAAGTGATCGTTGAGACGCAGGAATCAGGCGCTCTAAGGGTTAGGAAGGCAGTCGAAACTAGAAGGGCCAATCAAATGCATGGACTTTTTAG GACGCTAACAGACAACCTGGTTGTTGGAGTTTCTAAAGGTTTCGAAAAGAAACTTCAACTGGTCGGTGTTGGGTATCGTGCCACggtagaaggaaaagagatagtgCTGAATCTTGGATTCTCTCATCCTGTTAAGATGACAATTCCTGATGGCCTGAAAGTGAAGGTAGAAGACAACACCAGAATCACGATCAGCGGATATGACAAATCTGATATTGGCCAGTTTGCTGCTTCAATTCGTAGATGGAGACCCCCGGAACCATACAAAGGTAAGGGTATCAAATATGCTGATGAAATTATAAGGAGAAAAGAAGGAAAAGCAGGAAAGAAGAAGTAA